From Carettochelys insculpta isolate YL-2023 chromosome 8, ASM3395843v1, whole genome shotgun sequence, a single genomic window includes:
- the CEP70 gene encoding centrosomal protein of 70 kDa isoform X4 — translation MTEVPQSCALSSNAPAGSMPVTPSQKSTEPCSWHVVGCQQEQAEWENINKLLVRHGLKPVCFAKPRNSKNLSDVIVLDKQASLGIRLALRTLVEDTERQQKMVHGLIEANHQLRDEIRQERGRACRQEQRAKELENVVENIKSKICQLEDECIAKVCQQQNQVKELQKDQQVSQTKYHEQKEKLHEQEETIAHLRKELHKIGMEEQQRIATRNKVFCQFCKRAPKSLLDQEFLSLIDYYESQINQMKKELSRYKKDTDHVQGERKGKEEFLNLDATPNYRALLTSFQNQLIETKTRNEQLLCENTDLKKVLETRPTAQELKLYKQQVKKLEKILKKNIKSHGIITGEKINNESECITGEVQPQAKCKRYLEVLSRIDSVLSSPRAPLVIYKWSKGPVQNYMKENGQECGFEHLLPTVEMWADQLLSLKDLHQSLRKLSLELVPWHTVDTGNSECIRVEDLQFIVDTMLEEVENKEKNSQMPSLQTLYAIVSHFQKLFDVNSLIGVYPRMNEVYTKLGEMTNAMRNLHDLLGLDHSAPPAVLVNTVGKLCNVINENMTQQVEQLLGTEDIQSIINRLEEHEDFFPVFQALIQDLLHVLGIRGETPCFKA, via the exons GTCCCACAAAGTTGTGCATTGTCAAGTAATGCCCCAGCAGGCTCTATGCCTGTGACGCCATCACAAAAGTCCACTGAACCTTGCAGCTGGCATGTAGTAGGGTGTCAG caggagcaagcagaatgggAAAACATAAACAAATTATTAGTGCGACATGGCTTAAAACCTGTGTGTTTTGCTAAACCAAGAAACAGCAAAAATCTGTCAG ATGTGATCGTTTTAGACAAGCAGGCTTCGCTGGGCATAAGACTTGCGTTAAGAACACTGGTGGAAGACACTGAACGACAACAGAAAATGGTGCATGGacttatagaagctaatcaccaGCTTAG gGATGAGATACGCCAGGAGAGAGGTCGGGCCTGTCGACAAGAACAAAGGGCCAAAGAGTTGGAAAATGTTGTGGAGAACATCAAATCCAAAATTTGTCAGCTGGAAGATGAGTGTATAGCTAAAGTTTGCCAGCAACAGAATCAAGTTAAAGAGCTTCAGAAAGATCAGCAAGTTTCACAG ACAAAATACCATGAACAAAAGGAAAAGCTGCATGAGCAGGAAGAGACTATTGCCCATTTGCGGAAGGAGCTCCATAAGATTGGGATGGAAGAGCAGCAGCGTATTGCCACACGCAATAAAGTGTTCTGTCAGTTTTGCAAACGAGCTCCAAAGTCTCTCTTAGATCAAGA atttctTAGTCTGATAGATTATTATGAATCTCAGATTAATCAAATGAAAAAGGAACTAAG CAGATATAAAAAAGATACAGATCATGTACAAGGGGAGAGAAAAGGCAAAGAAGAATTCTTAAATCTAGACGCTACGCCTAACTATAGAGCACTTCTTACG TCTTTCCAGAATCAACTCATTGAGACAAAAACCAGGAATGAACAATtactttgtgaaaatacagatcTCAAGAAAGTTCTGGAAACAAG ACCAACTGCACAGGAATTAAAACTTTACAAGCAGCAagtgaagaaattggaaaaaatCTTAAAGAAGAACATCAA ATCACATGGGATTATTACGGGAGAAAAGATAAACAATGAATCTGAGTGTATCACAGGAGAAGTTCAGCCACAAGCAAAGTGCAAGAGATACTTAGAG GTGCTGTCTAGGATTGATTCTGTTCTAAGTAGTCCAAGAGCTCCTTTGGTAATATATAAGTGGAGTAAAGGGCCAGTCCAAAATTACATGAAAGAAAATGGACAAGAATGTGGTTTTGAGCATCTTCTTCCTACAGTAGAAATGTGGGCAGACCAGCTATTGTCCCTAAAG GATTTGCACCAATCCCTGAGAAAGCTGTCACTGGAGTTGGTGCCCTGGCATACTGTAGACACAGGTAACAGTGAATGCATTCGTGTTGAAGACCTACAGTTCATAGTAGATACAATGTTGGAAGAAGTAGAAAATAAGGAGAAG AACAGCCAGATGCCTTCCTTACAAACACTGTATGCAATTGTCTCTCACTTTCAAAAGTTGTTTGATGTGAATTCTCTGATTGGAGTTTATCCAAGAATGAATGAAGTTTACACAAAGCTTGGAGAAATGACCAATGCTATGAGAAACCTCCACGATCTCTTAGGACTAG ATCATTCAGCTCCACCTGCTGTACTGGTGAACACTGTTGGAAAGCTATGCAATGTAATTAATGAAAACATGACTCAACAGGTAGAGCAGTTGCTAGGGACTGAAGACATCCAAAG TATTATCAACAGACTGGAAGAACATGAAGACTTCTTTCCTGTATTTCAAGCACTTATTCAAGATTTGCTTCATGTTTTAG GTATCAGAGGGGAGACACCCTGCTTCAAGGCCTAG
- the CEP70 gene encoding centrosomal protein of 70 kDa isoform X6 encodes MTEVPQSCALSSNAPAGSMPVTPSQKSTEPCSWHVVGCQQEQAEWENINKLLVRHGLKPVCFAKPRNSKNLSDVIVLDKQASLGIRLALRTLVEDTERQQKMVHGLIEANHQLRDEIRQERGRACRQEQRAKELENVVENIKSKICQLEDECIAKVCQQQNQVKELQKDQQVSQTKYHEQKEKLHEQEETIAHLRKELHKIGMEEQQRIATRNKVFCQFCKRAPKSLLDQEFLSLIDYYESQINQMKKELSRYKKDTDHVQGERKGKEEFLNLDATPNYRALLTSFQNQLIETKTRNEQLLCENTDLKKVLETRPTAQELKLYKQQVKKLEKILKKNIKSHGIITGEKINNESECITGEVQPQAKCKRYLEVLSRIDSVLSSPRAPLVIYKWSKGPVQNYMKENGQECGFEHLLPTVEMWADQLLSLKDLHQSLRKLSLELVPWHTVDTGNSECIRVEDLQFIVDTMLEEVENKEKLFDVNSLIGVYPRMNEVYTKLGEMTNAMRNLHDLLGLDHSAPPAVLVNTVGKLCNVINENMTQQVEQLLGTEDIQSIINRLEEHEDFFPVFQALIQDLLHVLEISNVDDIVPAVQNLKLLAH; translated from the exons GTCCCACAAAGTTGTGCATTGTCAAGTAATGCCCCAGCAGGCTCTATGCCTGTGACGCCATCACAAAAGTCCACTGAACCTTGCAGCTGGCATGTAGTAGGGTGTCAG caggagcaagcagaatgggAAAACATAAACAAATTATTAGTGCGACATGGCTTAAAACCTGTGTGTTTTGCTAAACCAAGAAACAGCAAAAATCTGTCAG ATGTGATCGTTTTAGACAAGCAGGCTTCGCTGGGCATAAGACTTGCGTTAAGAACACTGGTGGAAGACACTGAACGACAACAGAAAATGGTGCATGGacttatagaagctaatcaccaGCTTAG gGATGAGATACGCCAGGAGAGAGGTCGGGCCTGTCGACAAGAACAAAGGGCCAAAGAGTTGGAAAATGTTGTGGAGAACATCAAATCCAAAATTTGTCAGCTGGAAGATGAGTGTATAGCTAAAGTTTGCCAGCAACAGAATCAAGTTAAAGAGCTTCAGAAAGATCAGCAAGTTTCACAG ACAAAATACCATGAACAAAAGGAAAAGCTGCATGAGCAGGAAGAGACTATTGCCCATTTGCGGAAGGAGCTCCATAAGATTGGGATGGAAGAGCAGCAGCGTATTGCCACACGCAATAAAGTGTTCTGTCAGTTTTGCAAACGAGCTCCAAAGTCTCTCTTAGATCAAGA atttctTAGTCTGATAGATTATTATGAATCTCAGATTAATCAAATGAAAAAGGAACTAAG CAGATATAAAAAAGATACAGATCATGTACAAGGGGAGAGAAAAGGCAAAGAAGAATTCTTAAATCTAGACGCTACGCCTAACTATAGAGCACTTCTTACG TCTTTCCAGAATCAACTCATTGAGACAAAAACCAGGAATGAACAATtactttgtgaaaatacagatcTCAAGAAAGTTCTGGAAACAAG ACCAACTGCACAGGAATTAAAACTTTACAAGCAGCAagtgaagaaattggaaaaaatCTTAAAGAAGAACATCAA ATCACATGGGATTATTACGGGAGAAAAGATAAACAATGAATCTGAGTGTATCACAGGAGAAGTTCAGCCACAAGCAAAGTGCAAGAGATACTTAGAG GTGCTGTCTAGGATTGATTCTGTTCTAAGTAGTCCAAGAGCTCCTTTGGTAATATATAAGTGGAGTAAAGGGCCAGTCCAAAATTACATGAAAGAAAATGGACAAGAATGTGGTTTTGAGCATCTTCTTCCTACAGTAGAAATGTGGGCAGACCAGCTATTGTCCCTAAAG GATTTGCACCAATCCCTGAGAAAGCTGTCACTGGAGTTGGTGCCCTGGCATACTGTAGACACAGGTAACAGTGAATGCATTCGTGTTGAAGACCTACAGTTCATAGTAGATACAATGTTGGAAGAAGTAGAAAATAAGGAGAAG TTGTTTGATGTGAATTCTCTGATTGGAGTTTATCCAAGAATGAATGAAGTTTACACAAAGCTTGGAGAAATGACCAATGCTATGAGAAACCTCCACGATCTCTTAGGACTAG ATCATTCAGCTCCACCTGCTGTACTGGTGAACACTGTTGGAAAGCTATGCAATGTAATTAATGAAAACATGACTCAACAGGTAGAGCAGTTGCTAGGGACTGAAGACATCCAAAG TATTATCAACAGACTGGAAGAACATGAAGACTTCTTTCCTGTATTTCAAGCACTTATTCAAGATTTGCTTCATGTTTTAG AAATCAGCAATGTGGATGACATTGTACCTGCTGTGCAGAATCTGAAATTGCTAGCTCATTGA